Genomic DNA from Desulfuromonas versatilis:
GTTACAGTGCAGCAGAAGCCCTGGGCCAGTCACTCGACCTGATTATCCCGGAGAGGTTGCGTGGTCGCCATTGGGAGGGGTATTGGCGGGTGATGGAAACTGGAGAAACCCGTTACGGAACGGACCTGCTTTCGGTTCCGGCGCTGCATCGGGATGGGCACCAGCTCTCTTGTGCTTTTTCCATCGTCATGCTCAAGGACGAACAAGGCATGCCGCTTGGCGTGGCCTCCATCATGCGTGATGTGACCGCTGCTTTTGACAAAGAGAAAGCCCTGAAGAAACGGATCGCCGAGCTGGAACTCGCCCAGGCCACTGGCGCGTGAGCCCTGGAACTTTTCGCTAGCAAATACATGCGGCGTCACGGTTTTTCGACCGTAACGCCGCATGCTTTCTGGAAGGCAAAGCAACAGCTCGAAACAAATGAAAAAGGAAAACCTTCTATTCCTGCGAGGCGACCGTGTCCTTGAGCATCCCCTGGTCACAGGCTTCCTCCAGACAGGACTCCACCACCGGCCATAACGACGGGGCGCCTGTCTTGATCGGCAACATCCGTTGGATGACCTGTTTTTTCTCAATGTTATGGATGCGCCAGGTGCCGCCACCGGTGTTGAAATTTTGCAGAAGCACTTGGAATCGATCCAGGGCGTTAGCGAAACGGGCCTCGGGTGTGTCTCCTTGCTCGAACTCATCCCAAATGGCCCGGAAATCTGCCGCTAAGTCTGAAGGCAGCAGGCCAAATACCTGATCTGCTGCAAGTCTTTCGCGCTCTTCCTTACCCTTGTTGCCTTCCACATCGTAGCAGAAGGTGTCGCCCGCCTCGATTTCGATTACATCGTGAACAAGCAGCATCTTCAAGACTCGCAACTGGTCTAATTCATGGGGAGCATATTCAGCCAGCACCATTGCCATGGTGGCGATGTGCCAGGAATGTTCAGCGCTGTTTTCCCGACGAGATTCATTCATCAGCAGGTTCTGTCGGATCACTTGTTTGAGGCGGTCCAAATGTTCAATAAAGCAAATTTGTTTCTTCATTCTATCCATATCAATGTTCATCTACCATATCTCCTGCAGGAAAGCGTCGCCCCCCAATTTTTCGGTTTTGTCCAATCCCGTGAGTGACTCATTCTTTCGCCGAAAGTTTAATTGTATTGATTTTTTTACTCTTCCACTCTGCCGTTGAGGTAAGAAACCAGGTTTATCTTCCGGTTGGTAAGACCAAGTTTATTCCGGATGCTTTCCCGGTGGCGATTAACCGTAGCGGGTGAGATGGCCCGGAGGTTGGCAATCTCCTTGGAGGACAATCCGTGTTTGATCATATTGGAAATCAATAATTCGACCGGACTGAGTTTGTTGAGTACGTCTTGGTTCCCTTCGACAAAAGGAGAGATGATGTCGGCAAAGTTTTTCTTGAGGAGATCTAAATATTTCAACTGCCTAGGGTCCATTTCAGCTTGTAGGGCATAAAAAATTGGCGTGATGATCTTTTCGATCTTGGCCTGTATTGAGAGGCCGATCATTTTTTTCTCTCTCTGGCTTTGGGCCAGGGAATCATGAAGAGCCGCGTTAGCATCCTGCAGAGCTTGCCGTTCCACTTGCAACTGACGTTGGGTCTTGATCCGTTCAACGGCTTTGGCAATGTGATCACTGACGGCATCAATCAATAGTCGCTCTTCCTTAAGGAATGGCCCCTCATCGAGCTGTTGCATTTTCTTAAGGTAGTGAACTTCCACCAGACCCTCTTGCCGACCAGCGATAACAATGGCGGCTTTCTGATTCCATTGGGTCGACTTGAAATTGCTCGACTGAAATGTTCGCTCTTTGTAGACAATTCTGGCAGAGGCTATTTCCGGGAACTGCCAAGAGCCGGGTAGCAGATCAACGACTCCTTGCAAAATCTTTTCGATCGAATCCTCATTCTGCTCGATCAACTTGACCAGGCTGTAGAGACAGTCAAGTTCCTTAATGCGCTCCCGCAGTTGCCTTTCCAGCCAACTGTCTTTTTGATCGCTGTCCATTCCCTTCTCCTGTCGTACAGACGGGAACTCAGTGCCCCGAGAATCTCCTTCTTCGCACGATTCACAAGAGCACTTCCCGACGTTAGCCATTTTTTCCCCCAGTTCCCCATTTTGTGATTGCCCAATTTTCATAGGCATTCCATGGGTAACTTAATCGTATTTACGTGGCTAGAGTGTAACGATAGAGTTGAAAAAAGGCAAGACTGCAGGACGGTTATGACGAGTGCTGCTGAAGGCAGCATGGGGCCGGTAGGAAGAGGCAAAGAGCGTGGAAAACTTAATCAAAAGATCAATCCATATAAACAAGCTGATTCTTTACTTTGGGTCGTTTTTCAACCATGACTCCGTGCCTAGGCATGAATGTCTAAAAATCGCAAAAGAATCGTCTCTTTTGCACCGTAAGCTTGTTTTTGATAGAGATTTATTGTCCTACGAAAAGCATATAATTCTAGCGAAGCAGGTGTACGGACTTATGTTGAAAAAATTCGGAAATCAACAAATTGTAAATGACATTCTATTTTGCGGTTCCACAGAGCGATCCTGGGAAGAAACGGGATTTCTACTTAGTAACTTATATGAAGTAGATATAAACAGTAAGGAGATTTATGCTTTTTGCTACTTATACGAGATAAATAAGATGAAATATATAGACAGCCCTTTAACTGAAGCGAACTCTATAGCTCCTTAAAGTAAATCTATAAAAGAGTAAAGAATCAGTGGGGAGACGATGAATGCGAAGGTGGCCAGATTCTCTACGGTTGAGAACAAGAAGGTTTTTAGACGGAATTGATCCATTCCCTTGTGGTGACATTCTTCACATGAAAAACATAAATTGTCTCTTCGCTTATATTAAAAAAGAGGACATTCACAATGGAAAAATCATTCTATACGACCAGGAAACGAGCCTAAAGACTCAATTTAATTCGGCGGGTGAAATGTTCGATGCCGGTTGGGTTATCGATATGCGAAGAAATGGCGATCTACGATTTATATATCTTGATGAATCAAGTATTGGAAAGAAAAAATCTAAAGAAAATTCTTAGGCAACGCCATTGATTAAATCAAACAAGAAAAACTGTTGAAAAAAAATGTCTTGATCTGCCGTCAATTAAACGTGTTTTTTGGGATGGACAGACAGTTATGCCAGAAAGAATTGTTTACATCACAGATTACGACTACAAACGCTTGGGATTGCTTTTGGAAAGCATGAACAGTGTTCCGCAAAACAGGCGGAACGACTTGAGTTGCCTGGAAAACGAGCTGGAATCATGCAGGGTAGTTGCTCCCAACGAGATTCCAGCCAATGTTGTCACCCTTAACTCACGAATAAGGTATTTCAATCTCAACAGCAAAGAAGAGAGAATTGTGACATTAGTTTTTCCCAGCAACGCAGATCTTTCAAAAGGACGGGTTTCGATCATCTCCCCCCTCGGGGCGGCGATCCTTGGCTACGCGGAGGGAGATGTCGTCGTGTGGAAGACATTTTCCGGGAGGAAAACCATCCGGATTGAGGAGGTTATCTACCAACCTGAAGCGGCTGGGGACTTTCATCTGTAACGACTCCAGCATTGAATGCTTATTTCGTTTCGTGGGGAGACGATCAAGATGAAGGCGAATAAAAAAGGAGAAAGAGAGATGATGCTGTTCAGACTCGTGGGCAAGATCGTAACCAAAATTCTATTTTGGAGAGAGGTCGCGATCCAGCGAGAGGCGCTAGGCAGCTTGAGTGATGAGTTATTGAAAGACATTGGAATTACCCGGGCAGAGGCTGTTCGTGAAGCGAGTCGGCCTTTCTGGGATACCGCTCCAGCGGAAGATGGATTGTACCGAAGAGGACCGTCTGCGGTCCTGAAACAGCGAACCAATTAATTGCTTGGCCTAGGAGAGCATCATGCTCACATCGTCAGTCGTTGAACCAGGGTTCCTGTCCATGTTGGCCGTACCCCTTCTGGTCTTCATCGCCCGCATCCTCGATGTTAGCATCGGCACTCTGCGCATAACCTTCATTTCCCGGGGGCTGAAAGCCTTGGCGGCTCCTTTGGGTTTTGTCGAGTCGCTGATTTGGGTCCTTGCCATCTCTCAGGTCATGCAGCATCTGCACAATTGGGGGACTTATCTCGCCTTTGCCCTTGGCTTTGGAGCGGGCAACTACGTGGGGCTCCTGCTGGAGGAACGTCTCGCCGTGGGCAACCTCATTATCCGTACCATCGCCCACGACGAGGCACCAGGGTTGGCAGCCGCCCTGTGGAAAGCGGGTTTTGGAGTTACCAGCGTGGATGCTCGCGGGCAGACCGGACCGGTCAAAGTCATTTTTACCGTAGCGAAAAGGCGCAATCTTAAAAATGTCATCAATCTCATCAGGCAGTTTAACCCGGACGCCTTGTACACCATCGAGGACGTCCGCTTTTTCAACGGGGCGTTGCGCCAGCTCTCCCAGCAAAGAAAATGATGGACGTCCGGTAACGGATGGTGCGACCAGGCCAGCCGCGTTGAGAGGCGATGCCGCCCGCCCAAACTTGTTGGTTGAGGACGAGTCATTCTAAGCCCATTCCCCAATAGCACTTTGTTGAGAAATCCATGGAACTCGAAAGGAAAAACACTATGAACGCAAGAACGATTTACATCACAGAAACGGACCATCAGAAACTGGAAGAATATATTGACGCGGCAAAAAGATCCGGCCGGAACGGCCGAGATAAATTAACCGAGCTGGAAGAGGAACTGGAAAATTGCAGCATCGTGAGCCCCCGGGAGATCCCGCCCGACGTTGTAACCCTCAACTCCCGGTTCAGATTCCGCGATTTAGCCAATGGCGAGGAGAAGATTGTGACCCTGGTGTTCCCGGGCAGCGCAGATCTGTCCGAAGGTCGAATTTCGGTGACCTCCCCTGTCGGAACGGCCATTCTCGGCTATGCAGTCGGGGACGTCATCGAATGGAAGGTGCTTGCGGGTAAAAAAACCATCCGAATCGAAGAAGTCATCTACCAACCGGAGGCTGCCGGCGATTATCACCGGTAAAGGGAAAATACCTGCCTCATCCAAGGGTCGTTATGTCCCGGAAGGGCGCCCCGAACCTCCATGAGTTCTATTGTTCGCGGGTCGCATAGGTGAAACAGAGGTCTCTACGATGGCAAAATATCGGGTTCAAATTCCATGGCGCTGCGAAGTGGCCATTGACCTGGGCACGGCGTATGTCCGGGTGGCTACGGGAAAATTCGCGGTTGCGACCATACCGACGGCCCTGTCCCCCGTTTTGCCTCTGCGCCACGGCGTGGTTACTGATCAGCAAGCGGTCGCGGATCTGCTCGGGCCGCTCCTGAGAAGGGCGAATAGACTCGGGCTTCTGAGACCCCGGGTCGTTGTCGGCGCCCCCACCGATGCCACCTGCGAAGAACGCGAAGCGCTCGCCACGGCTTTGTACAAGGCAGGGGCCGCTTTCGTCACCATTGTCTCCGAGCCCCTCGCGGTCGCCATTGGTGCCGGGCTCGACATCCTTTCCCCTTACGCCCAAATGGTTGTGGATGTGGGCGACGGCGTAACCGATTGCGCCATCGTCCGGGCGGGCGAAATTTTGGAATCGCACGCCACCAGGGTTGCCTGCGGCAGCCTGCGGGAGCGAGTACAGGGCTGCTTCCATCAGAGTTGGGGGCTCTGCCTCACCGCGGCCGAGGTGGAGAGGATGATTGCCACGGTGGGGGCAGGCAAGCTTCTTCGGACCGATACCCACATCCTGGTCAAGACTGCGAGCCGTGACGTTGGTTCCCCGGTGGCCCTGACGGTTCGTCCGGCAACACTTCAGTCCATGATCGAACCATTGGTTAGCGAAATTATCGACACCGCCACCAATCTTCTGCAGAAAGTGCCGCCCGCCCTGGGGTGCGAAATCATCGAGAGCGGTATTCTGCTCACCGGTGGCGGCGCCTTGCTGCCCGGACTTCGAGAACGCTTGACCGAGGCGGCCTCCATCAAGGTTACGACTCCGGCCAAACCTCTTGAAGTTGTCATCGGAGGGCTCCGAGGAATGCTGATGCACGCTTGAATTAGGTCCATCCGGTGCGAGTTTTCTCACTTCAGCATCATTTCAATGAAAAGACGAATTGCGCATGAACGAGCAGTCAAACCTGTCGGCGGAGGTTGGCCCTTGTCACGACCTTCCCTTGTTCGGCAAAACCTTCCTGGTCACCCGCGCCATTGAACAGGCAGGGGAAATAGTAACTATCTTGAAATCCCACGGAGGCCTTGTGCTGGGATGCCCGACAATCCGAATCGTCCAAGCAAAATGCTATGCTGAGCCGGATTCGGCTCTCGCCAATATTGGGTCCTTCGACTGGGTGATCTTCACTTCGCAAAATACGGTCGTTCATTTCTTTAACCGTCTCGCAGCGCTCGGCTGCGATACCCGGGCCCTCTGTACTTGCCGGTTTTGTGCTGTGGGCCCGGTGACCGCCGAAATGTTACACGCCCGAGGAGTTGCTGTGCACATGGTGCCAGATAAATACACGGCAGAGGGTATTGTCGAGGCATTTTCGGGTTTGAGGGAAAGAAGGGGCCGGGTGCTTCTTCCCAGGGGAGACCGGGCACGTAGTGTGATCAGCGAAGGGTTGACCCGCCAAGGCTACGAGGTCATTGCCCCGATCCTTTATTACAACGTGACGCCCGATGGCATTCCCGACCAGGCAATGACAGCCCTGTCCAAACAGCAGGTAGATTGTATTGCCTTTACAGCTCCCTCGGCGGTTATCAATTTAGCCAAAATTCTCGGAAAGACTCAATTCTACGGGTTTCTAAAGGGAGTGACCGTCGCTGCAATCGGTCCAATCACCTCCCAAGCCTGTGACAAAATTGCACTGAAACCCTCCATCGAGGCACCGAAATATACCCTGGCCAGCCTGGCTGATGAGATCGTAAATCATTACCGTCGCGAACGAGCTTCATAGTCAAGGGACTTCCTGGTTGACCATGGGAAAGAGGTAAGCACAAGTCCATTGTTCCCCTTGCCTGATAGGGGATTCCGGCACTGGCCTCAGCGCCGGGGAGTGCAGGCAGTTGCCGGAGTTGCTTATCCGTTCAGGACACGATCGAAGATAAGCTGTCGATCCAAGGGAAACCATGACGCAACGGCGTCAAGACAGGAACGGAGTCAAAATGAACATCGAAGGAAAAGTGGTTCTGGTGACGGGCGCCAATGGAGGCATCGGCCAAGCTTTGGTCCGGGCCCTGCTGGCGCGGGGCGCCACAAAAATCTACGCTGCCGCACGGACAACCAAGGCGGCCTGCTGCGCTGCGGGACAAGACGACAACAAGGTTGTCGCGGTCAAGTTGGACATTACCAGGGCCTCTGAAGTGGAAGCTGCGGCTAAACAGTGCACGGATGTCGACATTCTTATCAATAACGCCGGAGTCAACCGCTGCGTGTCGCTGCTGAGTCCCGCCGGGATGGAGGCCGCCCGGGAGGAGATGGAAGTCAACTTCTTCGGTACCCTGGCCATGTGCCAGGCCTTTGCACCGGTTCTGGAATCCCGGGGCGGCGGTGCCATCGTCAACATCTGCTCCATCATCGGCCTGGTCAACATGCCGCTCAATGGCACCTATTGTGCCTCAAAAGCTGCCGCCCACTCCCTGCTGCAGGGCTTGCGCGGCGAATTGGCGGCCCGGCAGGTCCGGGTTTTCGCGGTGTACCCCGGCCCCGTCGAAACCCGGATGACGTCCGGGCAGAAAATCCCCAAAACCTCCCCGGCGCAGCTGGCCAATGCCATCCTGACAGGCCTTGAGAATGGCGATGAGGATATTTTCCCCGATCCCCTGTCACAAAATGTCCATGCCTTATTGACCAAGGACGCCAAGCAGGCCGAAAAACATTTTGCGTTTTTTGTTCCCGGCTAAAACTTGGATCCGCTTTTTTTCTGCCTTCCTTTCACAAGAATTTTAACAAGGTTTTGTACCGCTCCGGGCCGACCGGCCTTCGCAAAAAAAAATACCTCACTGTGCAGGTTCAGCCCGCCTCCTGCCCCACCGCAACGGCGGCCTCCTGTCCCGCGACCGGCTCCTCGGCCCCTCCAACCATGGCATAGAGCACCGGCAGAACCAGCAGGGTGAGCAGGGTCGAGGAGACGACGCCACCGATGACCACCGTCGCCAGCGGCCGCTGCACTTCGGCGCCGATGCCGGTGTTCAGCGCCATGGGGATGAAGCCGAAGCTGGCGACCATCGCGGTCATCAGCACCGGGCGCAGCCGCTGCTCGGCCGCCGTCTTGATGGCCTCCAGCAGCGCAACGTTCCGGGCGAGGAGGTCGCGCACCGCGGCGACCAGGACCATGTCGCCCAAAACGGCCACCCCGGAGAGGGCGACGAAGCCGACCCCGGCCGAGATGCTGAAAGGCATCCCCCGCAGCCACAGGGCGACGATGCCGCCCACCGCCGCGAAGGGGACGCCGGTGAAGACGCGGGCGGCGTCGAGCGCCCGCCCGTAGGTGAAGTAGAGCAGGGTGAAGATCAGCGCCAGGGCGAGCGGGACGACGAGGAAGAGCCGCTTCTGGGCGCGCTCCAGGTTCTCGAACTGCCCCCCGTAACGCACGTAGTAGCCGCTGGGCAGCTTCACCTCGCGGTCGATGGCGCTTTGCACCTCGGCCACGAAGCTCCCCACGTCGCGGCCGCGCACGTTGGCCTGCACGACGATGCGGCGCTTGCCCCACTCGCGGTTGATGGTCGAGGGTCCCTCGGTCACCTGGATCCGGGTCAGTTGGGAGAGGGGAATGGCCTCCCCGCCGGGGGCGGTGACCAGGATGCGCTCGAGGTCCTCGGGCTCGGCGCGGTAGCGCTCGGCGATGCGCACCGCGATGGGAAAGCGCCGCTCCCCCTGCTGGAGTTCCCCCACCTTGCGCCCTCCCAGGGCCTCCACGACCTCGAGGACTTCGCTGGCCGGGATGCCGTGGCGGGCGCTGGCCGCCCGGTCGACCGCGACCTGCACCAGGGGCAGGCCGGTCACCTGCTCGATGCTGACGTCGGCGGCCCCAGGGATTTTATTGACGACAGACTCGATCGCCCGGGCCTGCTCCTTGAGGGTGTCGAAGTCATCCCCGAAGAGCTTGATCCCCACATCCGAGCGGATGCCGGCGAGCATCTCGTTGACCCGCATCTCGATGGGCTGGGTGAAGATCTTCTTCATCCCCGGCAGGGCACTGAGTGCCTGTTCCATGGCCGCCACCAGTTCGCCCTGCGTCTTGGCCTGCGTCCACTGCGCGCGCGGCTTGAGGGTGAGGAAGATGTCCGAAAGCTCAAGCCCCATGGGGTCGGTAGCGACCTCGGCGCTGCCGGTGCGGGTCCAGATCCGCTCGATCTCGTCGGGGAACTTCTCCAGCAGCGCCCGCTCGATGTGGGTGCCGTAGCGCACCGACTCGTCGAGGGAGACGCTGGCGAGTCGCACGGTGTTGATGACGATGGTCCCCTCCATCAACCGCGGGACGAACTCCGAACCGAGGCGCGCGGCGAGAAATCCGGCCCCGAACAGGCAACAAAGGGCGATGGCGAGCACCGCGGCGCGCCGGCGCAGGGCGAAATGCAGCACCGGCCGGTAGAGCCTCTTGAGCCCGCGGACCAGCAGGGGCTCCCGGTCATGCCGGCGTCTCTTGAGGCCGAAGGAGGCGAGCACCGGCATCAGGGTCATCGACAGGGCCATGGAACCGAGCAGGGCGAAGATGACGGTCAGCGCCATGGGGCGAAAGAGCTTCCCCTCCACCCCCTGCAAGGCGAGAATCGGCAGGTAGACGATCATGATGATGAGTTCGCCAAAAAGGGTCGGCTTGCGCACCTCGACAGCGGCCTCGCGCACCACCTCGAGGACGCTTCGGCCGGTTTCGTCCTCGGCGAGGCGGCGCTCGGAGTTCTCGATCATGATCACCGAGCTGTCGACAATCAGGCCGAAGTCGATGGCCCCCAGGCTCATCAGGGTGCCGGCGATGCCGAAGCGCAGCATCATGTCGAAGGCGAAGAGCATGGAAAGCGGAATGGCCAGGGCGACGATAAGCCCCGCCCGCAGGTTGCCCAGGAAGATGAAGAGGACAGCGATGACCAGCAACGCCCCCTCCATGAGATTCTTCTCGACGGTGCGCAGCACCTGATCGACCAGCGTGGTGCGGTCGTAGGCGGTCGCCACCTCGACCCCCTCGGGCAGGGTCTTTTTGACCTCGGCAAGCCGGGCCTTGAGGCGGGTGGTGACATCGTGGCTGTTCTCCCCCATGAGCATGAAGCCGAGGCCGAGCACCGCCTCCCCCTTTCCGTCGGCGGTCACGGCGCCGCGGCGGATCTCTTTGCCCTCCACCACCCGGGCGAGGTCGGAGACGAGTACCGGAACCCCGTTTTTAACCGTGACCACGATGTCCTCGATCTCCTCGGGGCCGGTGACGATGCCCACCCCCTGGACCAGGCTCGACTCGCCGGCCCTGTCCAGCGTCCCGCCACCGACGTTCAGGTTCCCCTGCTCGACGGCCTCGATGAGCTGATCCAGCGTCATGCCGCGGTTGGCGAGTTCCTGCGGATCGACCACGATCTCGATGCGCCGTTCGTCGCCCCCCCAGGTGTTCACTTCCGCCACCCCGGAGACCGAGCGCATCTGCGGCTTCATCACCCAGTCGTGCAGGGTGCGCAGCTCGGCCAGAGTCTTGTCCTTGGCGGTGATCAGGTAGTGGAAGACTTCGCCCAGGCCGGTGGCCACCGGCCCGAGCTCGGGCTTGCCGATGCCGGCGGGCAGATCGACGGTCTGCACCCGCTCCATGACCACCTGGCGGGAGAGGTAGATGTCGGTGCCGTCCTCGAAGATGACGGTGATCTGGGAGAGGCCGAACTTGGAGATGGAGCGGACTTCTTTCAATTTCGGCAGCCCGGAGATCGCCTGCTCCAGCGGCGCCGAGATCTGCCGCTCGATCTCCAGCGGCGAGAAAGCCGGTGCCACCGTGTTTACCTGGACCTGGACCGGCGTGGTATCCGGGTAGGCATCCATCGGCAGGCGCAAAAAGGCGAAGACCCCGAGGACGGCGATGAAGGTCCAGACGACGATCACCGCCAGGCGGTGTTTGAGGGACCAGTCGATGATCCAGTTCAGCATGACAAACTCCTAGTTCTGTTCCACTTCGCAGCAGCCGGCCCCGATGGCATCCCCCAGCGTTTCGGTCTTGAGAAAAAAGCTTCCGGCGACCACAATCTCTTCTCCGGGCTGCACCCCCGAGGCGAGCTGCACGGTTTCACCGCTGACCGAGCGCGGTCCCATCTCGACCCGTCGGGCCTCGAACTCGTTTTCGGCGAGGCGCACGAAGACGAGATTGACCGATTTGGCCCGCTGGACGGCGTCTCGGGGAACCTCTGACAGGGCCTGGGCTCCGCCCACGGTGATGCGGGCCTCGCCGTACATGTTCGCCCGCAGCAGCCCTTCGGGATTATCGAGGCGCACCCGGGCCTGAGCGGTACGGGTGCGCGGGTCGACCAGGGGTGCGATGTAGCTGATCGTCCCGCGGAACTGCTGCCCCTGCAGGGCGCCCAAAGTGATGACCACGGGCATCCCGGTTGTCACCCGCCCGAGATCCTTCTCCGGCAGGGCCAGTTCGGCCCACATGGTAGAGGTATCGACGATCTCGAAGAGCGAGGGCTGGGTCTCCACGTATTCATCGAGGGAGGCGCTGCGCCGGGTGACGATCCCGGCGAAGGGGGCCTTCAGGGTATAGCGGCCGCCACTGCCGGCCGCGCCCATGATCTTCAGCGAGCCCTTGAGCGCATTCAGGTCGGCCAGGGCCTCACGGTAGGCCTGTTCGGCGGCGAGGACCTCTTTTCTGGCCGAGATCCCCCTTTTCTCCAGTTCAGCCTCGCGGCGGAAGTTCTCTTCCGTCACCCGGACTCGGGCTTGCGCCGCAGCGAGCTGCGACTGGTCGGCGGTCACCGCCGTGCTCTCGATCTCGGCGAGCGGATCGCCCGCCGCCACCCGGGTGCCGATATCGGCATGGAGGCGTTTGACCACGCCGGGGGAGCGGGCGTTGACCTGCGCAACCCGCGTCGGATCGTAGGCGATTACGACAGGCACGGTCAGCTCGGCGCGACCTTCAGCAGGCAGCGCCTGGGTGGTTTCGATCCCCGCCAGCCTCGCCGCCTCCTTGGTCTTCAGAATGACCAGAGTGCCGTCGGCGGGAGCCTCGTCGATGCTGACATCCACCGCGGGCTTTCCTCCTCGTTCGGGGTGACACTGGGGGCAGATCGATTCGGGAAAGCCGTGCTCGGCGCACCAGTCTCCCTTGGCCTGGAAGACGACTGCCAGCTTCGGGTTGCACTTGGTGCACAGCGCTTCGAGGACCCCGTGTTCCCGGCACATCCCTTCCTCCTGGCTCGAGGGCGGTGAGGCGGGCCGTGCCGATGCAGCTTCCGGGGCAGGAATCGAAGCCTCTGCCGAGCGGCTCTCGCCGCAGCCGGCGGCTGCGACGAGAGCCATCAGGGCCAACAGACAGAGGAGCCGGCGCATTTACGCCCCCTGCTTGGGCGGACGGACGATCTTGAGGTCCGGGTTACACTTGAGATCCTGGGACTTGGGCAGGCCGTGCAACTCGCACCAGTCGCCGGTGGCCTTGAAGACCGGGATCAACGACTTGTCGCAGCGGGTGCACTGGGATTCGGCAACCTTGTGCTCAGCACACCAGTCCTCGTAGGAACCTGGCTTGGCCCCTTCGGCGGCGTGGAGATCGTCGCTGGCACGGACGGGAAGAGGCCCAAAAGTGGAGGCGGCAACGAAAGCGAACAGGACAGCGGACAGCAGGATGGAACGATGCATGATGTTTCTCCTTGGATGTGTTTTACTTGGAAAAGGTTCCAATAGCCGAAGCCAGCCCGATGCCGGTTTCGGAAGCCTTCAGGAGGTGATCGAGATATTCCCTCCGGGTCTCGAGGGCCTCGCGGCGCACCTGCAGCAGGGTGGCCAGAGCGATCTTGCCACTGCGGTAACTCTCGGTTGCCATGGCCTGGTTTTCGCTCTGCAGGGGCAGCGCGACCTCCTCCATTTCGCGGACGGCCTCTACCGCCGCCTGGTAGGCGAGGCGGGCCCCTTCGATCTGACTCGAAATCACCGCTTCCTTGGTTTCGGCGACGATTCTGGCGCGCCGGCTCCTGGCCATGGCCTCCCGGACAGGCGCCTCGCGGCGCGGGTTCAGGAAGGGCAGTCCGACCGCCACCCCCGCCAGGGCCACCTTCTCGTCCCCCTCCTGGTGGTAGCTCAGCCGCAAGGCCAGATCGGGGCGCTGTTCGGCCTTGGCCAGGGCGATGTCCGCATCCGCGGCTTCC
This window encodes:
- a CDS encoding helix-turn-helix transcriptional regulator, encoding MDSDQKDSWLERQLRERIKELDCLYSLVKLIEQNEDSIEKILQGVVDLLPGSWQFPEIASARIVYKERTFQSSNFKSTQWNQKAAIVIAGRQEGLVEVHYLKKMQQLDEGPFLKEERLLIDAVSDHIAKAVERIKTQRQLQVERQALQDANAALHDSLAQSQREKKMIGLSIQAKIEKIITPIFYALQAEMDPRQLKYLDLLKKNFADIISPFVEGNQDVLNKLSPVELLISNMIKHGLSSKEIANLRAISPATVNRHRESIRNKLGLTNRKINLVSYLNGRVEE
- the rnk gene encoding nucleoside diphosphate kinase regulator — its product is MNARTIYITETDHQKLEEYIDAAKRSGRNGRDKLTELEEELENCSIVSPREIPPDVVTLNSRFRFRDLANGEEKIVTLVFPGSADLSEGRISVTSPVGTAILGYAVGDVIEWKVLAGKKTIRIEEVIYQPEAAGDYHR
- the rnk gene encoding nucleoside diphosphate kinase regulator — translated: MPERIVYITDYDYKRLGLLLESMNSVPQNRRNDLSCLENELESCRVVAPNEIPANVVTLNSRIRYFNLNSKEERIVTLVFPSNADLSKGRVSIISPLGAAILGYAEGDVVVWKTFSGRKTIRIEEVIYQPEAAGDFHL
- a CDS encoding uroporphyrinogen-III synthase, encoding MNEQSNLSAEVGPCHDLPLFGKTFLVTRAIEQAGEIVTILKSHGGLVLGCPTIRIVQAKCYAEPDSALANIGSFDWVIFTSQNTVVHFFNRLAALGCDTRALCTCRFCAVGPVTAEMLHARGVAVHMVPDKYTAEGIVEAFSGLRERRGRVLLPRGDRARSVISEGLTRQGYEVIAPILYYNVTPDGIPDQAMTALSKQQVDCIAFTAPSAVINLAKILGKTQFYGFLKGVTVAAIGPITSQACDKIALKPSIEAPKYTLASLADEIVNHYRRERAS
- a CDS encoding PAS domain-containing protein, producing the protein MPESFPPQFYRQIIDQAPDAVLFSDREGIIRLWNRGCELVFGYSAAEALGQSLDLIIPERLRGRHWEGYWRVMETGETRYGTDLLSVPALHRDGHQLSCAFSIVMLKDEQGMPLGVASIMRDVTAAFDKEKALKKRIAELELAQATGA
- a CDS encoding HD domain-containing protein; translation: MNIDMDRMKKQICFIEHLDRLKQVIRQNLLMNESRRENSAEHSWHIATMAMVLAEYAPHELDQLRVLKMLLVHDVIEIEAGDTFCYDVEGNKGKEERERLAADQVFGLLPSDLAADFRAIWDEFEQGDTPEARFANALDRFQVLLQNFNTGGGTWRIHNIEKKQVIQRMLPIKTGAPSLWPVVESCLEEACDQGMLKDTVASQE
- a CDS encoding SDR family oxidoreductase; its protein translation is MNIEGKVVLVTGANGGIGQALVRALLARGATKIYAAARTTKAACCAAGQDDNKVVAVKLDITRASEVEAAAKQCTDVDILINNAGVNRCVSLLSPAGMEAAREEMEVNFFGTLAMCQAFAPVLESRGGGAIVNICSIIGLVNMPLNGTYCASKAAAHSLLQGLRGELAARQVRVFAVYPGPVETRMTSGQKIPKTSPAQLANAILTGLENGDEDIFPDPLSQNVHALLTKDAKQAEKHFAFFVPG
- a CDS encoding DUF1127 domain-containing protein; translation: MKANKKGEREMMLFRLVGKIVTKILFWREVAIQREALGSLSDELLKDIGITRAEAVREASRPFWDTAPAEDGLYRRGPSAVLKQRTN
- a CDS encoding rod shape-determining protein — translated: MAKYRVQIPWRCEVAIDLGTAYVRVATGKFAVATIPTALSPVLPLRHGVVTDQQAVADLLGPLLRRANRLGLLRPRVVVGAPTDATCEEREALATALYKAGAAFVTIVSEPLAVAIGAGLDILSPYAQMVVDVGDGVTDCAIVRAGEILESHATRVACGSLRERVQGCFHQSWGLCLTAAEVERMIATVGAGKLLRTDTHILVKTASRDVGSPVALTVRPATLQSMIEPLVSEIIDTATNLLQKVPPALGCEIIESGILLTGGGALLPGLRERLTEAASIKVTTPAKPLEVVIGGLRGMLMHA
- a CDS encoding DUF2179 domain-containing protein; its protein translation is MLTSSVVEPGFLSMLAVPLLVFIARILDVSIGTLRITFISRGLKALAAPLGFVESLIWVLAISQVMQHLHNWGTYLAFALGFGAGNYVGLLLEERLAVGNLIIRTIAHDEAPGLAAALWKAGFGVTSVDARGQTGPVKVIFTVAKRRNLKNVINLIRQFNPDALYTIEDVRFFNGALRQLSQQRK